One region of Fragaria vesca subsp. vesca linkage group LG4, FraVesHawaii_1.0, whole genome shotgun sequence genomic DNA includes:
- the LOC101294361 gene encoding pentatricopeptide repeat-containing protein At2g03380, mitochondrial-like, whose product MKLISNLHKQIPRNPLLQSRTLTHFTYNPPPPDPPEISEAKASTHSIFTNPAFNLLVMCRNIDSLKKVHTLLVVHGLSNDPLCHTKLISLYASFGRVDCARLVFDEIPSPDFYSSKAMVRWYFLHNLYGEVLGLFRRMRMWVRERDNVVYSIVLKACSEARDVNEGRKVHCEIVKAACPDGFVLTGLLDVYAKCGWIEWSRRVFDGIVDRNVVCWTSMIFGYVQNECPEDGLVLFNRMREGMVEANQFTLGSVLTACTKLRALHQGKWIHGYLIKNGIEVNNVLVTSLLDMYVKCGDIRDARSIFDEHSMIDLVWWTAMIVGYTQSGCPLEALKLFTDKRWDGLLPNSITTASVLSSCAQSGDLNMGRSVHGLGIKLGLEESSVRNALVDMYAKCHMISDARYIFDTTLDKNVITWSSIICGYSQNGLAYEALQLFHQMRSESFSPDAFTLVSVLSACASLGFLQVGSSVHAYSIKDGISTSNLYAGTALLNFYAKCGDAESARLVFDGMKEKSSITWSAMIGGYGIQGDSSGSVELFNYMLKERLEPNEVVFTTILSACSHTGMVAEGMRYFNSLCQDYNFVPSMKHYACMVDLLARAGKLEEALEFIEKMPVRPDVSSFGAFLHGCRLYSRFDLGKVAIKRMLELHPNEASYYVLMCNLYASDGRWSQVNQVRELMKQRGLSKSQAYSQVQMDFRKREFGVAYG is encoded by the coding sequence ATGAAACTCATCTCTAACCTTCATAAACAAATACCCAGAAACCCTTTACTCCAATCACGAACCCTAACCCATTTTACATATAACCCACCACCTCCAGACCCACCTGAGATTTCTGAAGCCAAAGCCTCAACCCACTCAATCTTCACAAACCCAGCCTTCAATCTTCTTGTAATGTGTAGAAACATCGATTCCCTTAAGAAAGTTCATACCTTGCTTGTAGTGCACGGCTTATCAAATGACCCTCTTTGTCATACCAAACTGATTAGTCTATACGCCTCATTTGGGCGTGTGGATTGTGCCCGGTTAGTGTTCGACGAAATTCCAAGCCCAGATTTTTATTCGTCGAAAGCAATGGTGAGGTGGTACTTCTTGCACAATTTGTATGGAGAGGTTTTGGGGTTGTTTAGGCGCATGAGAATGTGGGTTAGGGAGCGTGACAATGTTGTGTATTCGATTGTGTTGAAGGCGTGTAGCGAGGCGAGGGATGTTAATGAGGGGAGGAAGGTGCATTGTGAGATTGTTAAGGCGGCGTGTCCCGATGGGTTTGTGTTGACCGGGTTGTTGGATGTGTATGCAAAATGTGGGTGGATTGAGTGGTCTAGGAGGGTGTTTGATGGGATTGTGGATAGGAATGTGGTATGTTGGACTTCGATGATTTTTGGGTATGTACAAAATGAGTGTCCGGAAGATGGGTTGGTTTTGTTTAATAGGATGAGGGAGGGGATGGTTGAAGCGAACCAGTTTACGCTAGGTAGTGTACTTACGGCTTGCACAAAGTTGAGAGCTTTGCACCAGGGAAAGTGGATCCATGGATACTTGATTAAGAATGGTATTGAGGTTAATAATGTGTTGGTGACGTCTCTTTTGGACATGTATGTCAAGTGCGGGGACATAAGAGATGCTCGTTCTATATTTGATGAGCATTCCATGATCGATCTTGTTTGGTGGACTGCCATGATTGTTGGGTACACGCAAAGTGGGTGCCCGTTGGAGGCCTTGAAGTTGTTTACAGACAAGAGATGGGATGGTCTGTTGCCGAATTCTATAACCACTGCAAGTGTGCTTTCGTCTTGTGCACAGTCGGGTGATTTGAATATGGGAAGGTCAGTCCATGGTCTTGGGATTAAACTTGGGTTGGAAGAGTCTTCTGTGAGAAATGCTCTTGTTGACATGTATGCAAAATGCCATATGATTAGTGATGCTCGTTATATCTTTGATACAACATTGGACAAGAATGTGATTACTTGGAGTTCAATAATTTGTGGATATTCCCAAAACGGGTTGGCATATGAAGCCCTTCAATTGTTTCATCAAATGAGATCAGAGTCATTCTCACCTGATGCATTCACATTGGTAAGTGTCCTCTCAGCTTGCGCTTCCCTTGGTTTTCTTCAGGTTGGTTCATCAGTTCATGCTTACTCGATAAAGGATGGCATATCAACTTCAAACCTCTATGCCGGCACTGCCCTTCTAAATTTCTATGCCAAGTGTGGTGATGCTGAATCTGCTCGTCTAGTTTTTGATGGAATGAAAGAGAAGAGTTCTATAACATGGAGTGCGATGATTGGTGGTTATGGAATCCAGGGTGATAGTAGTGGTTCCGTAGAACTTTTCAATTATATGTTAAAGGAGCGTCTAGAGCCAAACGAAGTAGTCTTCACAACCATACTATCAGCTTGTAGCCATACAGGAATGGTTGCAGAAGGTATGAGGTATTTCAATTCCCTATGCCAGGATTATAACTTTGTGCCTTCTATGAAGCACTATGCATGTATGGTTGATCTCCTGGCTCGTGCTGGCAAACTTGAGGAGGCCTTGGAATTTATTGAGAAAATGCCGGTTCGACCAGATGTTAGTTCGTTTGGGGCATTTCTCCACGGATGTAGACTCTATTCAAGGTTTGATCTTGGCAAAGTGGCGATAAAAAGAATGCTGGAGTTGCATCCTAATGAAGCCTCCTACTATGTGCTAATGTGTAACCTGTATGCTTCAGATGGTAGATGGAGCCAGGTTAATCAGGTGCGAGAGTTGATGAAACAGAGGGGTTTAAGCAAGTCCCAAGCATATAGCCAAGTGCAAATGGATTTCAGAAAGAGGGAATTTGGTGTGGCTTATGGATAA
- the LOC101294655 gene encoding uncharacterized protein LOC101294655, whose product MGTKMQCKSYLPGYYSVRDLNEDPNNCSWPLYYGDKTLPNTQYYNGFLQRAPIDAYQGYGKDAVKQTMLKHEAIFKNQVYELHRVYRIQRDLMDEIKRKELHRNHMPVETSLSSSPLASQITSEQARKWPDSSFPLVNSVYVGQSSSGAEGIHSQSSAIKGNGQKNGLYPCQNGTSSKDVELLDSRPTKVRKKMFDLQLPADVYIDSEEGEECSDEKVSGMPSYQSTKNCEIAPEGGGKVFFGDGRKTDHAGDALRSERCPRSANGFADLNEPIEPEEASASGYADPPGHDSFRGKIQIPDLPDKSRSQFLGDGARNGWFSHVLESGQNKSNLKVVSQCLQTERLPISSQPVQVSANNVHEQNFYLTDKSKVDLWRESTVSGVESCERSNEFSSNKHQSTFIASNVPSPYPILSSDLAKSWNLSVSSWEKPSSSLSQKSMLGQAHQCFNSSATLSKSSQSSVQSNGIFGDRWHLNNSSRSNQGSGSELPYQNGFNHGSSSGSKEQLVRFPSLNCDYQSSSNNHNGGSEQLMSYGSATYYKGSNLLDVKSAKEVNLNVMVSNSSSNEEIPQRGLKIMGGQQKHDDPLAALPWLRAKPAGKNEFANGGSVSKTGEPSFFQSSVNNSSNKIEAGKGFNQIFTSVKSFSCGNDDEARRTELADSPSNRKLLGFPIFGKSQLSKNESFSLTSPSVSIPHPSESDVENNRRNRLLDINLPCDTAAPDLARKNVAGIVMVEDGRDKQFGNLRRHIDLNFCISDDEASLKPSAPRTSMKIAVEIDLEAPISLETDDEDDVIHGEASAEKQNKMSLALPHKETEPSRDELAREAAEAIVAISSCGVPDPMDESSCNLAEASLVDPLMWFVDIVSTCGNDLDSKFDTVMRSDNGEGIEESLVEEFDYFEFLTLKLKETKEEDYMPKPLVPENLKFEDSGTNLLSNTPRRGQSRRGRQRRDFQRDILPGLVSLSRHEVTEDIQTFGGLMRATGHPSWQSGLARRNSTRNGSARGRRRAVVSPSPPVVIIPACTPPIQQFSNTEMALEDRSLTGWGKTTRRPRRQRCAAGNPPSVPLT is encoded by the exons ATGGGAACAAAAATGCAGTGCAAAAGCTATTTGCCAGGGTATTACTCAGTTAGGGATCTTAATGAGGATCCAAACAATTGTAGCTGGCCTTTATACTATGGAGATAAAACCTTGCCAAACACCCAATATTACAATGGTTTCTTGCAGAGGGCCCCTATAGATGCTTATCAAGGGTATGGCAAAGATGCTGTAAAGCAGACTATGCTTAAGCATGAGGCCATATTTAAGAATCAG GTGTATGAACTTCACCGCGTGTATAGAATACAAAGGGACTTGATGGATGAAATCAAAAGAAAAGAACTGCATAGAAACCATATGCCTGTGGAGACATCACTATCATCAAGTCCCTTGGCATCTCAAATTACTTCTGAACAAGCTCGGAAATGGCCCGATTCTAGCTTTCCTTTGGTGAATTCTGTTTATGTGGGACAGTCAAGTTCAGGTGCTGAAGGCATTCATTCTCAATCTAGTGCCATTAAAGGGAATGGCCAGAAAAATGGTCTTTATCCATGTCAAAATGGGACTAGTTCAAAAGATGTTGAGTTGTTGGATTCACGACCTACTAAAGTGAGGAAAAAGATGTTTGACCTTCAACTTCCAGCTGATGTGTACATAGATTCTGAAGAAGGGGAAGAGTGCAGTGACGAGAAAGTTTCTGGCATGCCTAGTTATCAGTCAACTAAAAATTGTGAAATCGCACCCGAAGGTGGCGGGAAGGTCTTTTTTGGTGATGGCAGGAAGACTGACCATGCAGGAGATGCTTTGAGATCAGAGAGATGTCCAAGGAGCGCAAATGGTTTTGCTGACTTGAATGAGCCCATTGAACCTGAAGAAGCAAGTGCTTCAGGATATGCTGATCCTCCGGGCCATGATTCTTTTCGGGGAAAGATCCAAATCCCTGATCTGCCTGATAAGTCAAGGTCACAGTTTCTGGGTGATGGAGCAAGAAATGGGTGGTTCTCCCATGTTCTTGAATCAG GGCAAAATAAAAGCAACCTCAAAGTTGTTTCCCAGTGTCTTCAAACGGAGAGGTTGCCTATATCCTCCCAGCCAGTCCAAGTTTCTGCTAACAATGTTCATGAACAAAATTTCTATCTGACGGATAAAAGCAAGGTGGATCTGTGGAGAGAGAGTACAGTTTCTGGTGTTGAGAGTTGTGAAAGAAGTAATGAGTTTTCCAGTAACAAGCATCAGAGTACTTTTATAGCGTCTAATGTGCCCAGTCCATATCCCATTCTTTCTTCTGATTTGGCCAAGTCCTGGAATCTCTCGGTTTCTTCTTGGGAAAAGCCAAGCAGTAGCTTAAGCCAGAAGTCAATGTTAGGTCAAGCTCACCAGTGTTTTAATTCTTCTGCTACCTTGAGTAAGAGTTCCCAGTCATCGGTTCAGAGTAATGGGATTTTTGGAGACAGGTGGCATCTCAACAACAGTTCTAGATCTAACCAAGGTTCAGGAAGTGAATTGCCGTACCAAAATGGGTTCAATCATGGTTCCTCTTCTGGGTCTAAGGAGCAACTGGTTCGCTTTCCTTCTCTTAACTGCGACTATCAGAGCAGCAGCAACAATCATAATGGAGGTTCTGAACAGTTGATGAGTTATGGTTCAGCAACGTACTACAAGGGTTCAAATCTCTTGGATGTGAAGTCTGCAAAGGAAGTAAACTTGAACGTGATGGTTTCAAACAGTTCATCTAATGAAGAAATACCCCAGAGAGGTCTTAAAATCATGGGTGGACAACAAAAGCATGACGATCCTCTTGCAGCTTTGCCATGGCTGAGAGCTAAGCCTGCTGGTAAGAATGAGTTTGCCAATGGTGGCAGTGTTTCAAAGACCGGTGAGCCGAGTTTCTTTCAGTCTTCTGTGAATAATTCATCCAATAAAATTGAAGCTGGAAAGGGTTTCAATCAAATTTTTACTAGTGTAAAATCATTTTCTTGCGGGAATGATGATGAAGCAAGGAGGACTGAACTAGCTGATAGCCCAAGTAATAGAAAACTTCTTGGATTTCCTATTTTTGGGAAGTCTCAGCTTTCAAAGAATGAGTCCTTTTCTCTCACCTCCCCTTCTGTGTCTATTCCTCACCCATCAGAGAGTGATGTGGAAAATAATAGGAGAAACAGATTGCTGGACATCAACTTGCCTTGTGACACTGCAGCTCCTGACTTGGCCAGAAAGAATGTAGCAGGCATTGTAATGGTAGAAGATGGAAGGGATAAACAGTTTGGTAATTTAAGACGTCACATTGACCTGAACTTCTGTATCAGTGATGATGAAGCATCTTTGAAACCTTCTGCTCCAAGAACCAGTATGAAGATTGCAGTGGAGATAGATTTGGAAGCCCCCATTTCTCTGGAGACTGATGATGAGGATGATGTTATTCATGGGGAAGCATCTGCAGAGAAGCAGAACAAGATGTCTTTAGCATTACCACATAAAGAAACGGAACCTTCTCGAGATGAGCTTGCGAGAGAAGCAGCAGAGGCAATTGTTGCCATTTCATCATGCGGTGTTCCCGATCCTATGGATGAATCCTCTTGCAATCTAGCAGAAGCATCTTTAGTTGACCCTCTTATGTGGTTTGTGGACATAGTTTCTACTTGTGGGAATGATCTTGACAGCAAGTTTGACACTGTTATGAGAAGCGACAATGGTGAAGGTATTGAAGAATCTCTAGTAGAAGAGTTTGATTACTTTGAATTTCTCACTTTGAAACTGAAGGAGACCAAGGAAGAAGATTACATGCCCAAGCCTTTGGTTCCGGAAAATTTAAAGTTTGAAGACTCAGGAACCAATTTACTATCAAATACGCCCCGAAGGGGCCAGTCAAGGAGAGGGAGGCAGCGGCGGGACTTCCAAAGGGATATCCTTCCCGGCCTTGTTTCTTTGTCGAGGCATGAGGTAACAGAAGATATCCAGACATTTGGAGGGTTGATGCGGGCAACAGGCCATCCTTCATGGCAATCAGGGTTGGCAAGGAGGAACTCAACAAGAAATGGTAGTGCTAGGGGCAGGCGACGAGCAGTGGTGAGTCCCTCACCCCCTGTGGTCATCATCCCAGCTTGCACTCCCCCGATACAGCAGTTTAGTAATACTGAAATGGCACTGGAAGATAGAAGCCTAACAGGGTGGGGTAAGACTACCAGAAGGCCCCGTAGGCAAAGATGTGCGGCAGGTAATCCCCCCTCTGTTCCTTTAACCTAA